In Anser cygnoides isolate HZ-2024a breed goose chromosome 16, Taihu_goose_T2T_genome, whole genome shotgun sequence, one genomic interval encodes:
- the TP53RK gene encoding EKC/KEOPS complex subunit TP53RK, with protein sequence MLDHVCPFILSVGYEACSCGRGRGACGGLGRGAAAPGPAVGEAPPLPGLRLVQQGAEARVYRGRFLGRAAVVKLRFPKRYRHPALEERLSRRRTAQEARSLLRCRRAGIPAPVVYFVDYVTNCIYLEDIVGSITVQDHINSIQDSGNDTSSLLNLAEKMGELLARMHDEDLIHGDLTTSNVLLRPPTEKLDLVLIDFGLSFISGLPEDKGVDLYVLEKAFLSTHPNTETLFKALLKTYAATSKKSGPVMKRLDEVRLRGRKRSMVG encoded by the exons GCTGTGGACGGGGCCGCGGCGCCTGTGGGGGGCTCGGCCGAGGGGCGGCCGCGCCGGGCCCTGCGGTGGGCGAGGCTCCGCcgctgccggggctgcggctggTGCAGCAGGGCGCCGAGGCGCGGGTGTACCGGGGGCGCTTCCTGGGGCGGGCGGCCGTGGTGAAGCTCCGCTTCCCGAAGCGGTACCGGCACCCGGCGCTGGAGGAGCGGCTCAGCCGGCGGCGCACGGCGCAGGAGGCGCGCTCCTTGCTGCGGTGCCGCCGGGCAG GGATTCCGGCCCCAGTGGTCTACTTCGTGGATTATGTGACCAACTGCATATATCTTGAAGATATCGTAGGCTCGATTACTGTTCAAGACCACATTAATTCCATACAAGACAGTGGAAATGACACCAGTAGCCTCCTTAATTTAGCAGAGAAGATGGGCGAGCTGTTAGCAAGGATGCACGATGAAGACCTTATACACGGGGATCTGACGACTTCCAATGTACTTCTGCGACCACCCACAGAGAAGCTGGACTTGGTGTTGATAGATTTTGGACTCAGTTTTATTTCAGGTCTTCCAGAGGATAAAGGGGTTGATTTGTATGTTCTGGAAAAAGCCTTCCTTAGTACTCATCCCAATACAGAAACCCTGTTCAAAGCCCTACTAAAGACCTATGCAGCAACGTCTAAAAAGTCTGGCCCTGTGATGAAAAGGCTGGATGAAGTGCGGctaaggggaaggaagagatcCATGGTGGGGTGA